One genomic region from Sulfurimonas sp. encodes:
- a CDS encoding sulfurtransferase — translation MKYILILSLGFLSLLASSSGFISPSQLKNYLTDNKTVIIDVANYKIYKSAHIKGAINANITDFIKKDSLYSQLNTNTILQNEINSLGINSDSKVIIYAHNTKEGILNSSFLALVLIYAGFENVSILDGGYLSWVFENELLVSSLKEQSKEDGNFILNINKNLFLDAKELKINLHSSTVLDARPPELYYGISRSKKTKRVGHITYAKSSYYMHKFLTDTTLRKKEELNEIYINGYEIKKNKEIIVYGDDIFSASMEWFILYKEMGFKNTKIYYKSLKEWANDSALPMTRFKWE, via the coding sequence ATGAAATATATTTTAATCCTAAGCTTAGGCTTTTTAAGCCTACTAGCATCTAGTAGTGGCTTTATAAGTCCAAGTCAATTAAAAAATTATTTAACTGATAATAAAACTGTAATTATTGATGTAGCAAATTATAAGATTTATAAATCAGCTCACATAAAAGGTGCAATAAACGCAAATATTACAGATTTTATCAAAAAAGATAGTTTATACTCACAACTAAATACTAATACTATTTTACAAAATGAAATAAATAGTCTTGGCATAAATAGTGACTCAAAAGTAATAATTTATGCTCATAACACAAAAGAAGGCATATTAAACTCTAGCTTTCTTGCTTTAGTCCTTATATATGCAGGGTTTGAGAATGTTAGTATCTTAGATGGAGGTTACCTATCTTGGGTTTTTGAAAATGAACTTCTAGTGTCTTCACTAAAAGAGCAAAGTAAAGAAGATGGTAATTTCATATTAAATATAAATAAAAATCTTTTCTTAGATGCTAAAGAGTTAAAAATAAACCTTCATTCAAGCACTGTTTTAGATGCAAGACCCCCAGAACTATATTACGGTATATCGCGCTCAAAGAAAACTAAAAGAGTTGGGCATATAACTTACGCTAAAAGTAGTTACTATATGCATAAATTTTTAACAGATACAACTCTTAGAAAAAAAGAAGAACTTAATGAAATTTATATAAATGGTTACGAAATTAAAAAGAACAAAGAAATAATAGTTTATGGTGATGATATTTTTTCAGCTTCTATGGAGTGGTTTATTTTATACAAAGAGATGGGATTTAAAAATACAAAAATCTACTATAAGTCACTTAAGGAGTGGGCAAATGATTCTGCCTTACCAATGACAAGGTTTAAGTGGGAGTAG
- a CDS encoding chorismate mutase, which yields MVKCNTLEEVRVEIDKLDDKIVDLISERTHLIRQAASFKNSVEEVKADDRIEFILQKARKKAIALNISPNMVSELFTIMIDEMVETEISEFRNKQIF from the coding sequence ATGGTTAAATGCAATACACTAGAAGAAGTAAGAGTTGAGATAGACAAACTTGATGACAAAATAGTAGATTTAATATCTGAAAGAACTCACCTAATACGCCAAGCAGCATCATTTAAAAATAGTGTAGAAGAAGTAAAAGCTGATGATAGAATAGAATTCATCTTACAAAAAGCTCGCAAAAAAGCTATAGCGTTAAATATATCTCCAAATATGGTTTCAGAACTTTTTACTATTATGATTGATGAAATGGTGGAAACTGAAATCTCAGAATTCAGAAATAAACAAATATTTTAA
- a CDS encoding YbfB/YjiJ family MFS transporter has protein sequence MQKINMNLLDRNNNIAILLAGVLAIVVGVGVARFAFTSLLPSMLEDSLTLSYAGVLASVNFMGYFSGALFSITIKDIITKEKFFRIGMILSILTTLILATTTSDTVWLISRIVAGFGAAMVLIVGGALVMVKLDYEDKTKAMGIYFSGIGVAIVFCELVSQGVLKEGTYSDAWMTLTVMAFFISIYSIYILSFDESLKQDAPKHKLSKSIFSPFVILLILAYFTEGVGFVVQGTFLPDIINSLEGLDGYGNVGWLIVGVVGIPSSILWMRLAHKHGSVNVIILAMALQIIGILIPTFTTNMYMNLFSGALYGGTFVGLVALFMHLGGKLAGKNPVVLMGSMTAAYGIGQISAPLYSVALIEKFGNYNATLYLTAGIVFLGIFFLLIAKRVEHLHLKT, from the coding sequence ATGCAAAAAATAAATATGAATTTACTAGATAGAAACAATAATATAGCAATTTTATTAGCAGGTGTTTTAGCCATTGTTGTTGGTGTTGGAGTAGCAAGGTTTGCTTTTACATCTCTTCTTCCTTCTATGCTTGAAGACTCTTTGACGCTCTCTTATGCTGGTGTTTTAGCATCTGTAAATTTTATGGGTTATTTTAGCGGAGCACTTTTTTCTATAACTATTAAAGATATCATAACAAAAGAGAAATTTTTTAGAATTGGTATGATACTTAGCATCTTAACAACTCTTATCTTAGCAACAACTACAAGTGATACTGTCTGGTTAATCTCTAGAATAGTTGCAGGTTTTGGAGCTGCTATGGTGCTTATAGTTGGTGGTGCTTTGGTTATGGTAAAACTAGATTATGAAGATAAAACTAAGGCTATGGGGATTTACTTTAGTGGCATTGGTGTGGCTATTGTATTTTGTGAGTTAGTTAGTCAGGGAGTTCTTAAAGAAGGTACATACTCAGATGCTTGGATGACTTTAACAGTTATGGCTTTTTTTATCTCAATATATTCTATTTATATACTTTCTTTTGATGAATCTTTAAAGCAAGATGCTCCAAAACATAAACTCTCAAAATCGATTTTTTCTCCTTTTGTAATCCTTCTGATTTTAGCTTATTTTACAGAGGGTGTTGGTTTTGTTGTTCAAGGAACTTTTTTACCAGATATCATAAACTCTTTAGAAGGTTTAGATGGTTATGGTAATGTAGGGTGGCTTATAGTTGGTGTTGTTGGTATCCCATCTTCTATTTTATGGATGCGTTTAGCACATAAACATGGCAGTGTAAATGTCATTATACTCGCCATGGCTTTACAAATCATAGGCATACTTATCCCAACATTTACTACAAATATGTATATGAATCTGTTTAGTGGTGCTTTATATGGCGGTACTTTTGTTGGTTTAGTTGCTTTGTTTATGCATCTAGGTGGTAAGTTAGCAGGGAAAAATCCTGTTGTTTTGATGGGTTCCATGACAGCAGCTTATGGAATTGGACAGATTAGTGCACCACTTTATAGTGTTGCACTCATAGAGAAATTTGGAAACTATAATGCTACTTTATATCTTACAGCAGGTATAGTTTTTCTTGGTATATTCTTCTTGCTTATTGCAAAAAGAGTAGAACACTTGCACCTTAAAACTTAG
- the map gene encoding type I methionyl aminopeptidase, with product MAIALRKPLEIQKLRNANKIVGGALELLRTNTKVGASLKDLDAMAEDYVRSQGAKPSFKGLYGFPNAVCTSLNQVIIHGIPTDYKLQDGDIIGYDIGTELDGWFGDAAITMPVGKIDNQDEELIACAKDTLYYAISEIKTGMRFKELSFLMEEFIRGRGFVPLYNFCGHGIGKKPHEAPEIPNYLEGKNPKAGPKIKNGMVFCLEPMICQKESKPIILENKWDVVSTDNLRGSHYEHTVAVINGKAEILSLA from the coding sequence ATGGCCATTGCGCTTAGAAAACCTTTAGAAATTCAAAAATTACGCAACGCTAACAAAATTGTTGGCGGAGCTTTAGAACTTTTAAGAACAAATACAAAAGTAGGGGCCTCCCTAAAAGACTTAGATGCTATGGCAGAGGATTATGTTCGAAGTCAAGGTGCTAAACCTTCTTTTAAAGGTCTTTATGGTTTTCCAAATGCAGTTTGCACCTCCCTAAATCAAGTTATTATTCATGGTATTCCAACAGATTATAAACTCCAAGATGGAGATATAATTGGTTATGATATTGGAACAGAGCTTGATGGTTGGTTTGGTGACGCTGCTATTACAATGCCAGTTGGCAAAATCGATAATCAAGATGAGGAGTTGATAGCTTGTGCTAAAGATACTCTTTACTATGCAATTAGCGAGATTAAAACTGGTATGAGATTTAAAGAATTATCTTTTTTGATGGAAGAATTTATAAGAGGGCGAGGTTTTGTTCCTTTGTATAATTTTTGTGGGCATGGCATAGGTAAAAAACCTCATGAAGCTCCAGAAATACCAAACTATCTTGAAGGTAAAAATCCAAAAGCTGGTCCAAAGATAAAAAACGGAATGGTTTTTTGTCTTGAACCTATGATTTGTCAAAAAGAATCTAAACCCATTATTTTAGAAAATAAGTGGGATGTTGTTAGTACCGATAATTTACGCGGTTCACACTATGAGCATACTGTTGCAGTTATCAACGGTAAAGCTGAAATATTATCTCTTGCTTAA
- a CDS encoding ABC transporter permease, translating into MFKFIESIGDKTIKSLESLFEALKFTSICLIHMVQPSSYNPAMRMVLTKQIYFTAVGIIPIFTMMAILFGSVIIGVVIALATEYGLTDKIGSIIITFVIDEFAPFFTALLISLRSGAAVNTEIAVMKVNKELNTLEEYKIDIINYLFLPRIISGMISVTSLSILFAIIMLSSGYLFTLFYMNMDFHTYKQLLIHSIEVSDLVILLLKSMAFGFVTMLIPIYSGLNTASSYTAIPISVLNGMVKLFIALFFIEVLSLLLQSI; encoded by the coding sequence ATGTTTAAATTTATAGAAAGTATTGGCGATAAAACGATAAAATCTCTTGAATCCTTATTTGAAGCATTAAAATTTACCTCTATTTGTCTTATTCACATGGTGCAACCTAGTAGCTATAACCCTGCCATGAGAATGGTTTTAACAAAACAAATATACTTTACCGCAGTTGGAATTATTCCTATTTTTACAATGATGGCAATATTATTTGGTTCAGTAATCATCGGTGTTGTTATCGCGCTTGCAACAGAGTATGGACTTACTGATAAGATTGGCTCTATTATCATCACTTTTGTTATAGATGAATTTGCTCCTTTTTTTACCGCCCTTTTGATTTCTCTTCGCTCAGGTGCAGCGGTAAATACTGAAATCGCAGTTATGAAAGTAAATAAAGAACTAAATACTCTTGAAGAGTATAAAATAGACATCATAAACTACCTCTTTTTACCAAGAATAATAAGTGGCATGATAAGCGTAACTTCACTTTCAATTTTATTTGCAATTATTATGCTTAGTAGTGGTTATCTTTTTACTCTTTTTTACATGAATATGGATTTTCATACCTATAAACAACTGCTTATACACAGTATAGAAGTCAGCGATTTAGTTATACTTCTTCTTAAAAGTATGGCTTTTGGATTTGTTACGATGCTCATTCCAATATATAGCGGTTTAAACACAGCATCTAGCTATACAGCAATCCCAATATCTGTTTTAAATGGTATGGTTAAGCTATTTATCGCATTATTTTTTATCGAGGTGTTATCATTACTTCTTCAATCAATATAA
- the infA gene encoding translation initiation factor IF-1, with protein MAKADVIEVDGKIIEALPNATFRVELENGHIILCHIAGKMRMHYIKILPGDTVKLELTPYSLDKGRITYRYK; from the coding sequence ATGGCTAAAGCTGACGTTATAGAAGTTGACGGCAAGATTATTGAAGCATTACCAAATGCAACATTTCGTGTTGAGTTAGAAAATGGACATATTATTTTATGTCATATTGCAGGAAAAATGCGTATGCATTATATAAAAATATTACCAGGTGATACAGTTAAACTGGAGTTAACTCCATATAGTCTTGATAAGGGTAGAATCACTTACCGTTATAAATAA